A single Cnuibacter physcomitrellae DNA region contains:
- a CDS encoding metallophosphoesterase: MPSPTRRAFAALLAGATGLTLGTGAVVAAPAAVAAPVPAAAPVPAVPPLVVTEIDPDNVGDDHYEFFELANTTDADIDLTASGLSLTYIYADGDDRAKDKALTVPAGSVVPAHGAAVVWLQYASGKVDSFSKTDDDFRAHFPEGAEDYPIIHATGQAGMANGGDRGIRVIDGSGAAISWSFYPTGSVGADLSAHFALPADPTAPSMRVLTAQAEATPGVVDPAALQRPGDTAPGPDPDPEPTDPGEPAPGPQPDPTLVTAPLQVSELLPDSANVGTGDGYEFIEVYNATSEPVDFGDYTIRYLYPLEDLTNSQTALWPAQPSNPVIPAGGTLVLWVKNGANDALTAADFNAKFGTSLTAGTDLVEIHSAGMANGSPRGIEVITNTGFSVNRAYYNLAGADDTVADQGIQYAVDGADTTRQRLGGLAPASPGAVSADQVPTGLMLPAHDTAAPTITDTTASTITPDVPFRFAFSVTDDTQVRTVTLRWKTNVDAGFRSVNLTSDGSDGYSFTVPAADLTGARSVDYQVTASDGRSLSSTEVVHLPVDGADASPLRLNVTDGQFVAGQTRLAAATDDASDPVTLSVDGTPVPTTASLESEPVFAFDASGVNVFFKNGVRIGDDVLRIFDDGIPEGYETIATSVPLSYVTQGQELVVSVWAGTKAAPVIDPNENNDDFTIKNLRLVLPDGRTLTPVGYDDPSTVLQMGDSTGKLDYYDARFVLPDDAFAAKAALWDTTTVADGPHTVRASATGSEVSASVSVDNTAPVITTEAVDGTEYRGGFTLDASVTDAGSGVASSDATLDGSRIVLPYATSSVTLASGTHSFVVTAKDALGNTATRTVSFTTPDEQPGTELVSPVDGAIVGSHDVDLTATPTDPSGDVLDVDVAKGYRLDPVDAEVSSWKGATQIAAGTDRSDRTAITGEELAAMTGVDGIDSSVSSDTAFPYEMFDVTVPADAGDDFQARLAWSGSANANAKVLMYVLNTASGSWEEVDRHVTASGTAPESFDLGATVPAADHVADGVITVLVQHSEGFTSGDLSARSSDVTPYHPDATPRSDYDFTLAWETDTQYYNANPEYYQHQLDIHDFVLDQRDDLNLQYLFHTGDIVDDSTIEDQWLRADAAYDELDAAGLPYGVLAGNHDVGHKEDDYSHYSQWFGASRYASNPWYGDSYLDNRGHYDLFSAGGIDFMVVSMGWGPGDAEIAWMNDVIAQYPERKVILNLHEFMLTTGGLGDIPQRIQDEVVATNANVMMVMSGHYHDAFTRTDAFDDDGDGVAERTVYSMLFDYQGLAEGGLGYLRLLHFDDATGTITVRTYSPSLDDFDSDDPTLDMQNQEFTMSYDTLGITPATKELSTEAFSADILTTDVIGSLEDVASGTTVTVPWTGLANGPHGWYVRTEDPYGAIDLSAVRTFTVAAVDEPGNPGGPGTPGEPGTPGGPGTPGGPGTPGQPEDPSDSDSGDGAGADAGAGVTAPTGAGSGAAQDGLAATGAAPLLGGAAAALLLALGTVALVLRRRRAH, encoded by the coding sequence ATGCCATCACCGACCCGAAGGGCGTTCGCCGCCCTGCTCGCCGGAGCCACCGGCCTTACCCTGGGAACGGGAGCCGTCGTCGCGGCGCCCGCCGCCGTCGCGGCCCCCGTCCCCGCCGCGGCCCCCGTCCCCGCCGTCCCCCCGCTCGTCGTCACCGAGATCGACCCCGACAACGTCGGGGACGACCACTACGAGTTCTTCGAGCTCGCCAACACGACGGACGCGGACATCGACCTGACCGCGTCGGGCCTGTCGCTGACGTACATCTACGCCGACGGCGACGACCGCGCGAAGGACAAGGCTCTCACCGTTCCCGCCGGCAGCGTCGTCCCGGCTCACGGCGCCGCGGTGGTCTGGCTGCAGTACGCGTCGGGCAAGGTGGACTCGTTCTCGAAGACCGACGACGACTTCCGGGCGCACTTCCCGGAGGGCGCCGAGGACTATCCGATCATCCATGCCACCGGGCAGGCCGGGATGGCCAACGGCGGCGACCGAGGCATCCGCGTCATCGACGGCTCAGGCGCGGCCATCAGCTGGTCGTTCTACCCGACGGGCTCGGTGGGAGCGGACCTGAGCGCGCACTTCGCGCTCCCCGCCGATCCGACCGCACCGTCGATGCGAGTGCTGACCGCGCAGGCGGAGGCGACGCCCGGCGTCGTCGACCCCGCCGCGCTCCAGCGCCCCGGCGACACGGCCCCCGGCCCCGACCCCGACCCCGAGCCGACGGACCCCGGCGAGCCCGCACCCGGCCCTCAGCCCGACCCCACGCTGGTCACGGCGCCGCTGCAGGTCAGCGAGCTCCTCCCCGACTCCGCCAACGTCGGCACCGGCGACGGCTACGAGTTCATCGAGGTGTACAACGCCACGAGCGAACCGGTCGACTTCGGCGACTACACCATCCGGTACCTCTACCCGCTGGAGGACCTCACCAACAGCCAGACCGCGCTCTGGCCCGCCCAGCCCTCTAACCCGGTCATCCCGGCGGGCGGGACGCTGGTGCTCTGGGTGAAGAACGGCGCCAACGACGCGCTCACCGCGGCGGACTTCAACGCGAAGTTCGGCACGTCGCTCACCGCGGGGACGGACCTCGTCGAGATCCACTCCGCGGGCATGGCCAACGGCAGCCCCCGTGGCATCGAGGTCATCACCAACACCGGCTTCAGCGTCAACCGGGCCTACTACAACCTCGCCGGCGCCGACGACACCGTGGCCGACCAGGGCATCCAGTACGCCGTCGACGGAGCGGACACCACGCGTCAGCGCCTCGGCGGGCTCGCCCCGGCATCGCCCGGCGCCGTGAGCGCCGACCAGGTGCCCACCGGACTCATGCTCCCGGCGCATGACACGGCCGCGCCGACCATCACCGACACCACCGCCTCGACGATCACGCCGGACGTCCCCTTCCGCTTCGCGTTCTCGGTGACCGACGACACGCAGGTGCGCACCGTGACCCTCCGCTGGAAGACGAACGTCGACGCCGGGTTCCGCTCGGTCAACCTCACCTCGGACGGCTCGGACGGGTACTCGTTCACCGTCCCCGCCGCCGATCTGACCGGCGCGCGCTCGGTGGACTACCAGGTCACGGCCTCCGACGGCCGGTCGCTCTCCTCGACCGAGGTCGTGCACCTCCCGGTCGACGGCGCCGACGCCTCGCCGCTGCGGCTCAACGTGACCGACGGGCAGTTCGTGGCGGGGCAGACGCGGCTCGCCGCGGCGACCGACGACGCCTCCGACCCCGTGACGCTGAGCGTCGACGGCACGCCCGTGCCGACCACGGCCTCGCTCGAGTCCGAGCCGGTGTTCGCGTTCGACGCGAGCGGCGTCAACGTCTTCTTCAAGAACGGCGTGCGGATCGGCGACGACGTCCTGCGCATCTTCGACGACGGCATCCCGGAGGGCTACGAGACGATCGCGACCTCCGTGCCGCTGTCGTACGTCACGCAGGGGCAGGAGCTCGTGGTGAGCGTCTGGGCGGGCACGAAGGCCGCACCCGTCATCGATCCGAACGAGAACAACGACGACTTCACCATCAAGAACCTGCGGCTCGTGCTCCCCGACGGCCGGACGCTCACCCCGGTGGGCTACGACGACCCGTCGACGGTGCTGCAGATGGGCGACTCGACCGGGAAGCTCGACTACTACGACGCGCGCTTCGTGCTGCCGGACGACGCCTTCGCCGCGAAGGCCGCCCTCTGGGACACCACGACCGTCGCGGACGGTCCGCACACCGTCCGCGCCAGCGCGACCGGGTCGGAGGTCTCCGCGTCGGTCTCGGTCGACAACACCGCGCCGGTCATCACGACGGAGGCCGTCGACGGCACCGAGTACCGCGGCGGGTTCACGCTCGACGCCTCCGTGACGGATGCGGGGTCGGGCGTGGCGTCCTCCGACGCGACGCTGGACGGGTCGCGGATCGTCCTCCCCTACGCCACCTCCTCGGTGACGCTGGCCTCGGGGACGCACTCGTTCGTCGTGACGGCGAAGGATGCGCTCGGCAACACCGCGACCCGCACCGTCTCGTTCACGACGCCCGACGAGCAGCCCGGGACGGAGCTCGTCTCCCCCGTCGACGGCGCGATCGTCGGCTCCCACGACGTCGACCTCACGGCGACGCCGACCGACCCCTCGGGCGACGTGCTCGACGTCGACGTCGCGAAGGGCTACCGCCTCGACCCCGTCGACGCCGAGGTGTCGAGCTGGAAGGGCGCCACGCAGATCGCCGCGGGCACGGACCGCAGCGACCGCACGGCCATCACCGGCGAGGAGCTGGCCGCGATGACCGGCGTCGACGGCATCGACTCGTCGGTGTCGAGCGACACGGCGTTCCCGTACGAGATGTTCGACGTGACCGTCCCGGCCGATGCGGGCGACGACTTCCAGGCCCGCCTGGCGTGGTCGGGGTCGGCCAACGCGAACGCCAAGGTGCTGATGTACGTGCTGAACACCGCATCCGGCTCGTGGGAGGAGGTGGACCGTCACGTCACCGCATCCGGCACGGCGCCCGAGTCGTTCGACCTCGGCGCGACGGTGCCCGCCGCCGATCACGTGGCCGACGGTGTGATCACGGTGCTCGTGCAGCACTCCGAGGGCTTCACCTCGGGCGACCTCTCGGCGCGCTCGTCGGACGTGACGCCGTACCATCCGGACGCGACCCCGCGCTCGGACTACGACTTCACCCTCGCGTGGGAGACGGACACCCAGTACTACAACGCGAACCCGGAGTACTACCAGCACCAGCTCGACATCCACGACTTCGTCCTCGACCAGCGCGACGACCTCAACCTGCAGTACCTCTTCCACACGGGCGACATCGTCGACGACTCGACGATCGAGGACCAGTGGCTGCGGGCGGACGCCGCGTACGACGAGCTGGACGCCGCGGGCCTGCCCTACGGCGTGCTGGCGGGCAACCACGACGTCGGCCACAAGGAGGACGACTACTCGCACTACTCGCAGTGGTTCGGCGCCTCGCGGTACGCGTCGAACCCCTGGTACGGCGACAGCTACCTCGACAACCGCGGGCACTACGACCTGTTCTCCGCCGGCGGCATCGACTTCATGGTCGTGTCGATGGGATGGGGTCCGGGCGACGCGGAGATCGCCTGGATGAACGACGTCATCGCCCAGTACCCGGAGCGGAAGGTGATCCTCAACCTGCACGAGTTCATGCTCACCACGGGCGGCCTCGGCGACATCCCGCAGCGCATCCAGGACGAGGTCGTGGCGACGAACGCGAACGTGATGATGGTCATGTCCGGCCACTACCACGACGCCTTCACCCGGACGGATGCGTTCGACGACGACGGGGACGGCGTCGCCGAGCGCACCGTGTACTCGATGCTGTTCGACTACCAGGGCCTCGCGGAGGGCGGCCTCGGCTACCTGCGCCTGCTCCACTTCGACGACGCGACCGGCACCATCACGGTCCGGACGTACTCGCCGTCGCTCGACGACTTCGACTCCGACGACCCGACGCTCGACATGCAGAACCAGGAGTTCACCATGTCATACGACACGCTCGGCATCACGCCTGCGACGAAGGAGCTGTCGACGGAGGCGTTCAGCGCCGACATCCTGACGACCGACGTCATCGGATCGCTCGAGGACGTCGCCAGCGGCACGACCGTGACCGTGCCCTGGACCGGCCTCGCGAACGGCCCGCACGGATGGTACGTGCGGACCGAGGACCCCTACGGCGCGATCGACCTCTCGGCGGTGCGGACGTTCACCGTGGCCGCGGTCGACGAGCCGGGGAACCCCGGCGGCCCGGGCACCCCGGGTGAGCCCGGCACGCCCGGTGGGCCCGGCACGCCCGGTGGGCCCGGCACGCCCGGCCAGCCCGAGGATCCGTCCGACTCCGACAGCGGGGACGGCGCGGGAGCCGACGCGGGGGCCGGGGTGACCGCCCCGACCGGCGCGGGCTCCGGTGCGGCGCAGGACGGCCTCGCCGCGACCGGCGCGGCGCCCCTGCTCGGCGGCGCGGCCGCCGCGCTGCTGCTCGCGCTCGGCACCGTGGCGCTCGTGCTGCGCCGCCGCCGCGCGCACTAG
- the gndA gene encoding NADP-dependent phosphogluconate dehydrogenase, translating to MTEQGKANIGVVGMAVMGSNLARNLASREGNTVAVYNRSPERTRKLVSEHPEAGFLASESVDDFVASLSKPRTAIIMVQAGAGTDAVIAELADRFEPGDIIVDGGNANFHDTIRREKDVSARGIHFVGTGISGGEEGALNGPSIMPGGTAEAYETLGPILASIAAVAEGEPCVTHIGTDGAGHFVKMVHNGIEYADMQLIAEAYDLLRTLTKREPAELAEVFETWNSGDLESYLIEITAEVLKQVDAKTGKPFVDIVLDQAGAKGTGAWTVQNALDLGTPVGGIAEAVFARSLSSHPEQREAVQKTIQSRPDVVEVDVDSFADDIRAALYASKVVAYAQGFDEIIAGAKQYGWEIDKGAVAKIWRAGCIIRAQFLNRIVEAYENDPDITSLLEDPYFAKAVAEGEAAWRRVVSTAALSGVPIPGFSSALSYYDGLASKRLPAALIQGQRDFFGAHTYKRVDEPGVFHTLWSGDRSEIETEPSTH from the coding sequence ATGACCGAACAGGGCAAGGCCAACATCGGTGTGGTGGGAATGGCGGTGATGGGCTCGAACCTCGCCCGGAACCTGGCCAGCCGCGAGGGCAACACGGTGGCGGTGTACAACCGCTCCCCTGAGCGCACCCGCAAGCTGGTGTCGGAGCATCCGGAGGCGGGGTTCCTCGCGTCGGAGTCCGTCGACGACTTCGTCGCGTCGCTGTCGAAGCCGCGCACCGCGATCATCATGGTCCAGGCCGGCGCGGGCACGGACGCGGTCATCGCCGAGCTGGCCGACCGCTTCGAGCCCGGCGACATCATCGTCGACGGCGGGAACGCGAACTTCCACGACACCATCCGCCGCGAGAAGGACGTCTCGGCCCGCGGCATCCACTTCGTCGGCACCGGCATCTCCGGCGGCGAGGAGGGCGCCCTGAACGGACCCTCGATCATGCCCGGCGGCACCGCCGAGGCCTACGAGACCCTCGGCCCCATCCTCGCCTCGATCGCGGCGGTCGCCGAGGGCGAGCCGTGCGTGACCCACATCGGCACCGACGGCGCAGGCCACTTCGTCAAGATGGTGCACAACGGCATCGAGTACGCCGACATGCAGCTCATCGCCGAGGCCTACGACCTGCTCCGCACGCTCACCAAGCGCGAGCCCGCCGAGCTGGCCGAGGTGTTCGAGACCTGGAACTCGGGCGACCTCGAGTCGTACCTCATCGAGATCACCGCCGAGGTGCTGAAGCAGGTCGACGCGAAGACCGGCAAGCCGTTCGTCGACATCGTCCTCGACCAGGCCGGGGCCAAGGGCACCGGCGCGTGGACCGTGCAGAACGCCCTCGACCTGGGCACCCCGGTCGGCGGCATCGCCGAGGCCGTGTTCGCGCGCTCACTGTCGTCGCACCCGGAGCAGCGCGAGGCCGTGCAGAAGACGATCCAGTCGCGCCCCGACGTCGTCGAGGTGGACGTCGACTCGTTCGCCGACGACATCCGCGCCGCGCTCTACGCGTCGAAGGTGGTCGCCTACGCGCAGGGCTTCGACGAGATCATCGCCGGAGCGAAGCAGTACGGCTGGGAGATCGACAAGGGAGCGGTGGCGAAGATCTGGCGGGCGGGCTGCATCATCCGCGCCCAGTTCCTCAACCGCATCGTCGAGGCGTACGAGAACGACCCCGACATCACGTCGCTCCTCGAGGACCCGTACTTCGCCAAGGCCGTCGCCGAGGGCGAGGCCGCCTGGCGGCGCGTGGTCTCGACCGCCGCCCTGTCGGGTGTGCCGATCCCCGGGTTCAGCTCGGCGCTGTCGTACTACGACGGCCTCGCGTCGAAGCGCCTGCCCGCCGCCCTCATCCAGGGTCAGCGCGACTTCTTCGGCGCGCACACCTACAAGCGCGTCGACGAGCCCGGCGTGTTCCACACGCTCTGGTCGGGCGACCGCTCGGAGATCGAGACCGAGCCCAGCACGCACTAG